The Arthrobacter russicus genome has a segment encoding these proteins:
- a CDS encoding DUF485 domain-containing protein, protein MGQPVQPADPVPDTDFVGIQREPRFQELRKRHRSFVFPLAVIFLLWYFLYVLLADYAHEFMSIRVWGSINIGLLFGLLQFVTTFGITTWYVSYANRKLDPIATEIRAEIEGGATKGEAS, encoded by the coding sequence ATGGGCCAACCCGTCCAGCCAGCCGATCCGGTACCGGACACGGACTTCGTCGGAATCCAGCGCGAGCCGCGGTTCCAGGAGCTCCGGAAGCGGCACCGCAGCTTCGTCTTCCCGCTCGCGGTGATCTTCCTGCTCTGGTACTTCCTGTACGTGCTGCTCGCCGATTATGCGCACGAATTCATGTCGATCCGGGTCTGGGGGTCGATCAACATCGGTTTGCTCTTCGGCCTGCTCCAATTCGTCACCACGTTCGGCATCACGACCTGGTACGTGAGTTATGCCAATCGCAAGCTCGATCCGATCGCCACTGAGATCAGAGCCGAAATCGAAGGCGGCGCAACGAAGGGGGAGGCCTCATGA
- a CDS encoding solute symporter family protein has protein sequence MIASMQDTSWINILVFGIFVAITMVIVFRASRNNKTAADYYAAGRSFTGGQNGTAIAGDYLSAASFLGITGAIAVNGYDGFLYSIGFLVAWLVALLLVAELLRNTGKFTMADVLSFRLKQRPVRIAAAISTLAVCFFYLLAQMNGAGALVSLLLGIGDKTGQAVVITVVGALMIVYVLIGGMKGTTWVQIIKAVLLIAGAAVMTVWVLSLHGFNLSGLMDAAVAKAGAGGEALLNPGKQYGATATSRLDFVSLGLALVLGTAALPHVLMRFYTVPTAKEARKSVVWSIWLIGIFYLFTLVLGYGAAALIGPKEIAAAPGGVNSAAPLLAFALGGPVLLGFIAAVAFATILAVVAGLTITAAASFSHDIYSSVIKKGKPAPGSEVKVARITVVVIGIVAIVGGIGTNGQNVAFLVALAFAVAASANLPTILYSLFWRRFTTQGALWSIYGGLASAILLIVFSPVVSGNAKAMFAGANFAWFPLSNPGIVSIPLAFLLGWLGTVLDKKKEDPAKQAEMEVRSLTGVGAEKATSH, from the coding sequence ATGATCGCCTCGATGCAGGACACCTCGTGGATCAACATCCTGGTCTTCGGGATCTTCGTCGCGATCACCATGGTGATCGTCTTCCGGGCCAGCCGGAACAACAAGACCGCCGCGGACTATTACGCCGCCGGCCGTTCCTTCACCGGCGGGCAGAATGGAACCGCGATTGCCGGGGACTACCTCTCCGCAGCGTCGTTCCTGGGCATCACCGGGGCGATCGCGGTGAACGGCTATGACGGCTTCCTGTACTCGATCGGGTTCCTGGTCGCCTGGCTGGTGGCCTTGCTGCTGGTTGCGGAATTGCTGCGGAACACCGGAAAGTTCACCATGGCGGACGTGCTTTCCTTCCGGCTGAAACAACGTCCGGTACGGATCGCGGCCGCAATCTCCACCTTGGCGGTCTGCTTCTTCTACCTGCTCGCCCAGATGAACGGCGCCGGGGCGTTGGTCTCGCTGTTGCTGGGCATCGGCGACAAGACCGGCCAGGCGGTGGTGATCACGGTCGTCGGCGCGTTGATGATCGTCTACGTACTGATCGGCGGGATGAAAGGCACCACCTGGGTGCAGATCATCAAAGCGGTCCTGCTGATCGCCGGTGCTGCCGTGATGACCGTATGGGTTTTGTCCTTGCACGGGTTCAACCTCTCCGGGCTGATGGACGCAGCAGTGGCCAAAGCCGGTGCCGGCGGTGAAGCGCTGCTCAATCCGGGCAAGCAATACGGCGCCACCGCGACGAGCCGGCTGGACTTCGTCTCGCTCGGCCTGGCCCTGGTGCTCGGCACTGCGGCCCTGCCGCACGTTTTGATGCGCTTCTACACCGTGCCGACCGCGAAAGAGGCCAGGAAGTCGGTGGTCTGGTCGATTTGGCTGATCGGCATCTTCTACCTGTTCACCTTGGTGCTCGGTTACGGTGCCGCTGCGCTGATCGGCCCGAAGGAGATCGCGGCGGCGCCCGGCGGGGTGAATTCAGCGGCTCCGCTCCTAGCCTTCGCGCTGGGCGGACCGGTATTGCTCGGGTTCATCGCCGCGGTCGCCTTCGCGACGATCCTGGCCGTGGTGGCCGGCCTGACCATCACCGCGGCGGCGTCGTTCTCGCACGACATCTATTCCTCGGTGATCAAGAAGGGCAAGCCGGCTCCGGGCAGCGAGGTCAAGGTCGCCAGGATCACCGTGGTGGTGATCGGCATCGTGGCGATCGTCGGCGGAATCGGCACCAACGGCCAAAACGTCGCGTTCCTGGTGGCTCTCGCCTTCGCGGTGGCCGCCAGCGCGAATCTGCCGACCATCCTGTACTCGCTGTTCTGGCGGCGGTTCACCACCCAGGGTGCGCTCTGGAGCATTTACGGGGGACTGGCCTCGGCGATCCTGCTGATCGTGTTCTCCCCTGTGGTTTCGGGCAATGCCAAGGCGATGTTCGCCGGAGCGAATTTCGCCTGGTTCCCGCTGTCCAATCCGGGCATCGTTTCGATTCCGCTGGCGTTCCTGCTCGGCTGGTTGGGCACCGTTCTGGACAAGAAGAAAGAGGATCCGGCCAAACAGGCGGAAATGGAAGTCCGGTCGTTGACCGGAGTGGGCGCGGAAAAGGCGACGTCGCACTGA
- a CDS encoding DUF4383 domain-containing protein yields the protein MRTSPNRLLATGFGAVYLLVGILGFFVTSGLGFAGTQGNNLIIFAVNPLHNVIHLAIGAALLIAGLSSTAAAKGVNTAVGAVYLLVGILGLFLLGSSLNIIALNGADNVLHLASAVVLLGVGLSQDKTVRRNAIA from the coding sequence ATGCGAACCTCACCAAACCGGCTCCTCGCCACCGGCTTCGGCGCCGTCTACCTGCTCGTCGGCATCTTGGGCTTCTTCGTCACTTCCGGACTGGGCTTTGCCGGAACCCAGGGGAACAACCTGATCATCTTCGCGGTGAACCCGCTGCACAATGTGATCCACTTGGCCATCGGCGCCGCGCTGTTGATCGCCGGACTCAGCTCCACCGCTGCGGCCAAAGGGGTCAATACCGCGGTCGGCGCGGTCTACCTGCTAGTCGGCATCCTGGGCCTGTTCCTGCTGGGCAGTTCGCTGAACATCATCGCGCTCAACGGTGCGGACAACGTGCTGCACCTGGCCAGCGCCGTGGTGCTGCTCGGCGTCGGCCTCAGCCAGGACAAGACCGTCCGCCGCAACGCCATCGCCTGA
- a CDS encoding Lrp/AsnC family transcriptional regulator, whose protein sequence is MQALDGTDLRLLLAMAANPRRTVVALAQKLGLSRNTVQARMASLEKRHAFLPFGRRINPSVLGYPLMAFISVHVQQQKLQALGVALAQIPEVIEAHGLTGQADLLVRVVSKDAEDLFRINGKILACDGVERTDTSLAMREMVPFRVEPLLERGAAEI, encoded by the coding sequence ATGCAAGCCCTGGATGGAACCGATTTGCGTCTTCTGCTGGCCATGGCCGCGAACCCGCGGCGCACCGTCGTGGCACTGGCCCAGAAACTCGGCCTGTCCCGCAACACCGTGCAGGCCAGAATGGCCAGCCTGGAGAAGCGGCATGCGTTCCTGCCGTTCGGCCGGCGGATCAATCCGAGCGTCCTGGGCTATCCCCTGATGGCCTTCATCTCGGTCCATGTGCAGCAGCAGAAATTACAGGCGCTCGGGGTCGCGCTGGCCCAGATCCCCGAGGTCATCGAAGCGCACGGATTGACCGGCCAGGCCGATCTGCTGGTCCGGGTGGTCTCCAAAGACGCCGAGGACTTGTTCCGGATCAACGGCAAGATCCTGGCCTGCGACGGCGTGGAACGAACCGACACCTCGTTGGCGATGCGCGAGATGGTGCCGTTCCGGGTGGAACCGCTGTTGGAACGCGGCGCCGCCGAAATCTGA
- the pdhA gene encoding pyruvate dehydrogenase (acetyl-transferring) E1 component subunit alpha, whose translation MPSEAEASTQQAGLTGLAGGSVPADENFIQLITADGTRVANPDYDRWVADVTDQELIAYYEDMVVIRRIDTEATALQRQGQLALWAPLLGQEAAQIGSARALDAEDFVFPSYRENGVAYVRGLDLVNSLKIWRGNAHGTWDPYEFNMATPQIIIGAQTLHATGYAMGIVNDGADSAVITYFGDGATSQGDVNEAMVFAASFQAPVVFFCQNNHWAISEPVGLQAHQAIADRAPGFGIPSMRVDGNDVLAVLAVTRAALDRARNGGGPSFIEAVTYRMGPHTTADDPTRYRDANELEDWAAKDPISRLGALLEAKGLLTEEVKAAVAAKSDSVAKDLRANTIKLADPEALDVFEHVYSEPNSALERQKDHYQRYLSSFGAN comes from the coding sequence ATGCCATCCGAAGCTGAAGCTTCAACGCAGCAGGCGGGCCTCACCGGCTTGGCCGGCGGCAGCGTCCCCGCGGACGAGAATTTCATCCAACTGATCACCGCAGACGGAACCCGGGTAGCCAATCCCGACTACGACCGTTGGGTCGCGGACGTGACCGACCAGGAACTGATCGCCTACTACGAGGACATGGTGGTGATCCGCCGGATCGACACCGAGGCCACTGCTTTGCAGCGGCAAGGCCAATTGGCGCTCTGGGCGCCGTTGCTGGGCCAGGAAGCCGCGCAGATCGGCTCGGCCCGCGCCCTCGATGCGGAAGATTTCGTATTCCCCAGCTACCGGGAGAACGGGGTGGCCTATGTCCGCGGCCTGGACCTGGTCAACTCTTTGAAGATCTGGCGCGGCAATGCGCACGGCACCTGGGATCCGTACGAGTTCAACATGGCCACGCCGCAGATCATCATCGGTGCGCAGACCCTGCACGCGACCGGCTACGCGATGGGGATCGTCAACGACGGCGCCGATTCCGCTGTGATCACCTACTTCGGCGACGGCGCCACCAGCCAGGGCGATGTGAACGAGGCGATGGTGTTCGCGGCATCGTTCCAGGCGCCCGTGGTCTTCTTCTGCCAGAACAACCACTGGGCGATTTCGGAACCGGTGGGCTTGCAGGCGCACCAGGCGATCGCCGACCGGGCTCCTGGCTTCGGCATCCCCTCGATGCGGGTGGACGGGAACGACGTGCTCGCGGTCCTGGCCGTAACCCGGGCCGCACTGGACCGGGCCCGCAACGGTGGCGGCCCGAGCTTCATCGAGGCCGTGACCTATCGGATGGGCCCGCACACCACCGCCGACGACCCGACCCGCTACCGCGACGCCAACGAGTTGGAAGACTGGGCGGCGAAGGATCCGATTTCTCGGCTCGGCGCGTTGTTGGAAGCCAAGGGGCTGCTGACCGAAGAAGTGAAGGCGGCGGTCGCCGCGAAGTCCGATTCGGTGGCGAAAGACCTGCGGGCCAACACGATCAAGCTGGCCGATCCGGAAGCGCTGGACGTTTTCGAGCACGTCTACAGCGAGCCGAATTCGGCACTCGAACGGCAAAAAGACCACTACCAGCGCTACTTGTCCAGCTTCGGAGCGAACTGA
- a CDS encoding alpha-ketoacid dehydrogenase subunit beta: MTQMTFGRAINAGLRKAMERDSKVVLMGEDIGKLGGVFRITDGLQKDFGAHRVIDTPLAESGIMGTAVGLAFRGYRPVVEIQFDGFIYPAFDQIVAQVAKLHYRTQGKVMMPITIRVPFGGGIGSPEHHSESPEAYFTHTSGLRVISVSNPQDAYLMIQQAIASNDPVLYFEPKRRYHSKGEVDESIGLEAAPAMGSARVVSAGTDVTLVAYGPLVATANDVALAAADEGISVEVIDLRSLAPIDFAPLEASVRKTGRLVITHEAGQTGGLGAEIAASITERCFNYLESAPVRVTGFDVPYPPSKLEKHHVPDLDRILDGIDRSMGRRNSLSGLEGA; this comes from the coding sequence ATGACGCAGATGACTTTCGGCCGCGCGATCAACGCGGGCCTGCGCAAAGCAATGGAGCGCGATTCCAAGGTCGTGCTGATGGGGGAAGACATCGGCAAACTCGGCGGGGTCTTCCGGATCACCGACGGGCTGCAAAAAGACTTCGGCGCGCACCGGGTGATCGACACTCCGCTGGCCGAGTCCGGAATCATGGGCACCGCCGTCGGGCTGGCCTTCCGCGGTTACCGGCCGGTGGTGGAGATCCAATTCGACGGCTTCATCTACCCGGCTTTCGACCAGATCGTTGCCCAGGTGGCGAAGTTGCACTACCGCACCCAGGGCAAGGTCATGATGCCGATCACGATCCGGGTCCCGTTCGGCGGCGGCATCGGTTCGCCGGAGCACCATTCGGAGTCTCCGGAAGCCTATTTCACGCATACCTCGGGTCTGCGCGTGATCAGCGTGTCCAATCCGCAAGACGCCTATCTGATGATCCAGCAGGCAATCGCGAGCAACGATCCGGTGCTCTACTTCGAGCCGAAGCGCCGCTACCACAGCAAAGGCGAAGTCGACGAGAGCATCGGGCTCGAGGCGGCGCCGGCCATGGGCAGTGCCCGGGTGGTGAGCGCCGGCACCGATGTGACCCTGGTGGCCTACGGTCCGCTGGTGGCCACCGCGAACGACGTGGCCCTGGCTGCCGCGGACGAGGGGATCTCCGTCGAGGTGATCGATCTGCGTTCCCTCGCCCCGATCGATTTCGCTCCGCTGGAAGCTTCGGTGCGCAAAACCGGGCGGCTGGTGATCACCCATGAAGCCGGGCAGACCGGCGGCCTCGGCGCGGAGATCGCCGCGTCGATCACGGAGCGCTGTTTCAACTACCTTGAGTCGGCACCGGTGCGGGTCACCGGTTTCGACGTGCCCTACCCGCCGTCGAAACTGGAAAAACACCATGTGCCGGACCTGGACCGGATCCTGGACGGCATTGACCGGTCCATGGGGCGGCGCAATTCACTCAGCGGCCTGGAAGGTGCGTAA
- a CDS encoding dihydrolipoamide acetyltransferase family protein, with amino-acid sequence MIRVFTLPDLGEGLTESEIVAWKVSVGDAVALNQVIAEVETAKAVVELPSPYDGVISQLHEQPGTVVEVGKPIVSFEVLDAEFADSAEAAAGAPAGEAQRVPTLVGYGAEPETGGRPARRARLNQVPADSAESGGAAAPAAAAPAPVTPEPVRERPRSTPPVRKLARDLGIDLSTVAGTGTGGLITREDVQSASSVPGAAGGVDFAYVGGQVPFDLSKPREVRSPIKGVRKYTAAAMVASAFTAPHVTEFLTIDVTPTMELLAKLKAGRAFAGLKLTPLTIVAKALCIAVGRNPSLNSRWDEANQEIVTMNYINLGIAAATPRGLTVPNIKDAESKSLLELAQALGELTETARAGKTTPEDLSGGTISITNIGVFGIDAGTPILNPGEAGILALGSVRRMPWEYQGEVALRQVLTLSLSFDHRLVDGEQGSKFLADVGTILSDPGMLITMV; translated from the coding sequence ATGATCAGAGTTTTCACGCTTCCGGACCTGGGCGAAGGCCTCACTGAATCGGAAATCGTCGCTTGGAAAGTCTCGGTGGGTGACGCCGTGGCGCTGAACCAGGTGATCGCCGAGGTGGAGACCGCCAAAGCGGTGGTGGAATTGCCTTCCCCGTACGACGGGGTCATTTCGCAGCTGCACGAACAACCCGGGACTGTGGTGGAGGTCGGCAAACCGATCGTCTCCTTCGAGGTCCTTGACGCGGAATTTGCCGATTCCGCGGAGGCCGCAGCCGGGGCGCCGGCCGGCGAAGCCCAGCGGGTGCCCACACTGGTCGGTTACGGCGCGGAACCGGAGACCGGCGGTCGGCCGGCCCGGCGGGCCCGGCTCAACCAGGTGCCGGCCGATTCGGCCGAGTCGGGCGGAGCCGCCGCGCCGGCGGCAGCAGCGCCTGCCCCGGTGACGCCGGAGCCGGTCCGGGAACGTCCGCGTTCGACCCCGCCGGTACGCAAGCTGGCCCGGGATCTGGGCATCGACCTGAGCACGGTCGCCGGCACCGGGACCGGCGGCTTGATCACCCGGGAGGACGTGCAGTCCGCGAGCTCGGTTCCGGGTGCTGCCGGAGGCGTCGACTTCGCCTATGTCGGGGGTCAGGTGCCCTTCGACCTGAGCAAACCCCGTGAAGTCCGCAGCCCGATCAAAGGCGTGCGGAAGTACACCGCGGCCGCGATGGTGGCCAGTGCCTTCACCGCGCCGCACGTCACCGAGTTCCTGACCATCGACGTCACGCCGACCATGGAGCTCCTGGCCAAACTGAAGGCCGGCCGGGCATTCGCCGGGTTGAAGCTCACCCCGTTGACCATCGTGGCCAAAGCGTTGTGCATCGCGGTCGGCCGCAATCCGTCGCTGAATTCCCGCTGGGACGAGGCGAACCAGGAAATCGTCACGATGAACTACATCAACTTGGGCATCGCGGCGGCGACGCCGCGCGGCTTGACGGTGCCGAACATCAAGGACGCCGAGTCGAAATCTTTGCTGGAGTTGGCGCAGGCGCTGGGCGAACTGACCGAGACCGCCCGGGCCGGGAAAACCACCCCGGAGGATCTCTCCGGCGGCACCATCTCGATCACCAATATCGGCGTGTTCGGCATCGACGCCGGAACTCCGATCCTGAATCCGGGCGAGGCCGGGATCCTGGCGCTCGGTTCGGTGCGCCGCATGCCTTGGGAGTACCAGGGCGAGGTCGCACTGCGCCAGGTGCTGACCCTGAGCCTGTCCTTCGACCACCGGCTGGTGGACGGCGAGCAAGGCTCGAAGTTCCTGGCGGACGTCGGCACGATCCTGTCCGATCCGGGCATGCTGATCACCATGGTCTGA
- a CDS encoding tripartite tricarboxylate transporter permease, with amino-acid sequence MDQLGLLSEGLINALTPINLLWVLVGAVLGTAVGVLPGMGSAMAVALLLPITFSVDPTGAFIMFAGVYFGGLFGDSTAGILLNTPGGSSAIATTFEGHRMALSGQAAKALAAAAIGAFIGGLIATCTVIFFSPYLIRLATLFGPAEYFALAVFAFIAISSVVSNSILKGLFALGIGLTLAMVGIDGQSGTSRFTLGVPQLFDGLSVIIITVGLLALGEVFKVAARIHRDPVSAQIKPSGRTWLTGSDVRKALPAWLRGTSFGLPFGIIPAGGAEVPTFLAYGTERRLAARRKDPEFGTTGSIRGVAAPEAAGNATAGTAMGALLALGLPTSATAAIMLAAFQQYGMQPGPLLFERSSDLVWTLLASLLIGLVVLLIINLPFAPVWAKLLTIPRHYLYAGITVFSTLGVFAMSSSVIDLWFLIAIGLIGFMMRRYEVPIAPVMIAVVLGPLAESELRRALAVSEGDASILVSSPFTVTLYLVLAVAVLLSIVQHLRHRRREAGLSVR; translated from the coding sequence ATGGATCAGCTCGGCTTGCTCTCCGAAGGGCTCATCAACGCGCTCACCCCGATCAATCTGCTCTGGGTGCTGGTCGGCGCGGTGCTCGGCACCGCCGTCGGTGTGCTGCCCGGAATGGGTTCCGCAATGGCCGTGGCGTTGCTGCTGCCGATCACCTTCTCGGTCGACCCGACCGGCGCCTTCATCATGTTCGCCGGAGTCTACTTCGGCGGGCTCTTCGGCGACTCCACGGCTGGGATCCTGTTGAACACCCCCGGCGGTTCATCGGCCATCGCGACCACCTTCGAAGGCCACCGGATGGCGCTCAGCGGCCAGGCGGCCAAAGCCTTGGCGGCAGCAGCGATCGGCGCCTTCATCGGCGGGTTGATCGCCACCTGCACCGTGATCTTCTTCTCCCCGTATCTGATCAGATTGGCGACCCTTTTCGGCCCAGCCGAGTACTTCGCGCTCGCCGTCTTCGCCTTCATCGCGATTTCCTCAGTGGTTTCCAATTCGATCCTCAAAGGCCTGTTCGCGCTGGGCATCGGGCTGACCCTGGCGATGGTCGGTATCGACGGGCAGAGCGGCACCTCGCGGTTCACCCTGGGCGTACCGCAACTGTTCGACGGGCTGTCCGTGATCATCATCACGGTGGGTCTGCTAGCGCTCGGCGAGGTCTTCAAAGTGGCCGCCCGGATCCATCGCGATCCGGTCAGCGCACAGATCAAACCGAGCGGCCGGACCTGGCTGACTGGCTCCGACGTGCGCAAAGCCCTGCCGGCCTGGCTGCGTGGCACCTCGTTCGGCCTGCCCTTCGGAATCATCCCGGCCGGCGGCGCGGAGGTTCCGACCTTCCTGGCCTATGGCACCGAGCGGCGGCTGGCCGCAAGGCGCAAGGACCCGGAGTTCGGCACCACCGGCTCGATCCGCGGCGTGGCCGCCCCGGAGGCCGCGGGCAATGCTACTGCGGGCACCGCCATGGGGGCGCTGCTGGCGCTGGGTCTGCCCACCTCCGCCACCGCGGCGATCATGTTGGCTGCCTTCCAGCAGTACGGGATGCAACCCGGACCGCTGCTCTTCGAGCGCAGTTCGGACCTGGTCTGGACCCTGCTGGCTTCCTTGCTGATCGGCCTGGTCGTGCTGTTGATCATCAACTTGCCGTTCGCCCCGGTCTGGGCGAAGCTGCTGACCATTCCACGGCACTACCTGTACGCCGGAATCACCGTCTTTTCGACCCTCGGCGTGTTCGCCATGAGCTCGTCGGTCATCGACCTCTGGTTCCTGATCGCGATCGGTTTGATCGGCTTCATGATGCGCCGATACGAGGTTCCGATCGCCCCGGTGATGATCGCCGTGGTGCTCGGCCCGCTCGCGGAAAGCGAGCTGCGGCGGGCGCTTGCCGTGTCCGAAGGCGACGCCTCGATCTTGGTCTCCTCGCCGTTCACCGTGACCCTCTACCTGGTCCTGGCGGTCGCCGTGCTGCTCAGCATCGTCCAACATCTGCGGCACCGGCGCCGGGAAGCCGGGCTCAGCGTACGTTGA
- a CDS encoding tripartite tricarboxylate transporter TctB family protein, translating to MNRKAKTIDRTGAAEPSGLSELIIAGFAIATAVFLTIGTSSMQVTGSTFPGPQFFPSIVAGLLYAVGAFLAFQTIRRAVTSFSASRSTGGEPAAVSSDFSANLLEDLADVEHGTLAEAAERASDDQPSGVRYRTHTDWKTVGIVLGSLVAFALLLIPVGWLVSAALLFWGVCYALGSKRPLFDAGVALLFSGLIQIAFGGLLGLALPAGFLEGLL from the coding sequence GTGAACCGAAAAGCCAAAACCATCGACCGGACCGGAGCTGCCGAGCCGTCCGGGCTGAGCGAACTGATCATCGCCGGCTTCGCGATAGCCACGGCGGTCTTCCTGACCATCGGCACCAGCAGCATGCAAGTCACCGGCTCCACATTTCCGGGGCCGCAGTTCTTCCCCAGCATCGTGGCCGGGCTGCTCTACGCGGTGGGTGCTTTCCTGGCCTTCCAAACCATTCGTCGGGCGGTGACCTCGTTCTCCGCCTCCCGGTCCACCGGCGGTGAACCGGCTGCGGTCTCCTCGGATTTCTCGGCGAACCTGCTCGAAGACTTGGCCGACGTCGAACACGGCACTTTGGCTGAGGCTGCCGAGCGGGCTTCCGATGATCAGCCCTCCGGGGTCCGGTACCGGACGCACACCGACTGGAAAACCGTCGGAATCGTGCTCGGCTCCCTGGTGGCTTTCGCCCTGTTGCTGATTCCGGTGGGCTGGCTGGTCTCCGCGGCGCTGCTGTTCTGGGGCGTCTGTTATGCGCTCGGCAGCAAACGTCCGTTGTTCGATGCCGGGGTGGCGTTGCTCTTCTCTGGACTCATCCAGATCGCGTTCGGCGGTCTGCTCGGCCTGGCCCTTCCGGCGGGATTCTTGGAAGGACTCCTCTGA
- a CDS encoding Bug family tripartite tricarboxylate transporter substrate binding protein, producing MTQILKRAAFIIALVSVTAVAGVNAASSGGIAAARSKLTIIAPAAPGGGFDSFSRELQNIMKSNAISNNVQVVNIPGAGGTIGLSKFLTMTDREDLLMTTGSAMVGAISLAGKDENPMLQTVPVAMLSTDYSSISVPADSPFQTLADFIAAFTANPKGTSIAGGSLGSIGHLMMAEIAIASGLSAKDLNYIAYPGGGRALNAMLSKTTDVLVSNVTDIRDQVEAGNLRILAVSSAKRLSQVDAPTLTEQGVPVVMSNWRGLLAPPGTSETTRAELLKMIEESLKTEQWQSALSRYEWDETFLSGTAFEEFLAKEFERVGTLVRALGI from the coding sequence ATGACGCAGATTCTGAAGCGGGCCGCATTCATCATCGCCTTGGTTTCGGTCACCGCCGTGGCCGGCGTGAACGCGGCCAGCAGCGGCGGCATCGCCGCAGCGCGCAGCAAGCTCACGATCATCGCCCCGGCCGCACCGGGCGGCGGTTTCGACAGCTTCTCCCGGGAGCTGCAGAACATCATGAAGAGCAACGCGATTTCGAACAACGTCCAAGTGGTGAACATCCCTGGCGCCGGCGGCACCATCGGCTTGAGCAAATTCCTCACCATGACGGACCGGGAAGACTTGTTGATGACCACCGGCTCCGCGATGGTCGGCGCGATTTCACTCGCCGGAAAAGACGAAAACCCGATGTTGCAAACCGTCCCGGTCGCCATGCTCTCCACCGATTACAGTTCAATTTCGGTGCCCGCCGATTCACCGTTCCAAACTCTCGCGGATTTCATCGCCGCTTTCACTGCTAACCCCAAAGGCACCTCGATCGCCGGTGGGTCGCTCGGCAGCATCGGACACCTGATGATGGCCGAAATCGCGATCGCCTCCGGCCTTTCGGCCAAAGACCTCAATTACATCGCCTACCCGGGCGGTGGCCGGGCGCTCAACGCCATGCTTTCCAAAACCACCGACGTCCTGGTCAGCAACGTCACCGACATCCGGGATCAGGTCGAAGCCGGGAACTTGCGGATTCTGGCGGTCTCCTCCGCCAAACGGTTGTCCCAAGTCGATGCGCCCACGCTGACCGAACAGGGCGTACCGGTAGTGATGTCCAACTGGCGCGGGCTGCTGGCACCGCCCGGGACCTCGGAAACTACCCGGGCAGAGTTGCTGAAAATGATCGAAGAATCACTGAAGACCGAGCAATGGCAAAGCGCGCTCAGCCGCTACGAGTGGGATGAGACGTTCCTCTCTGGAACCGCTTTCGAGGAATTCCTGGCCAAGGAATTCGAGCGGGTCGGCACCCTGGTGCGCGCCCTGGGCATCTGA